One genomic region from Haloplasma contractile SSD-17B encodes:
- a CDS encoding acetyl-CoA hydrolase/transferase family protein, which produces MFYEDKLITVEQALAMIKSNDVIVTGLGAAEARATLSKLHTIADRVHNVKTTTCLPMNNADYFMNEDYSDTFQMDGWFYTGPLRKAHKNGNISFIPNHLHLAGKKRLDYVKPNIYIGNATPPDQHGYVSLSLSNVYEKRMLEAADLVIIEINPKLPRTFGDLEVHVNDIDFMIKVDYDIPELPDNEPNEKDLEIGSFIANFINDGDCIQLGIGGIPNAVAASLMDKKDLGVHTEMLTTGLMKLAKAGVVTGKRKNHHRGKMVCTFALGTRELYDFLDDNPSVLIEDGNIVNDPYEIGLNDNQVSINTTIEVDLTGQCASESIGSVQFSGTGGQADTAIGAQRAKNGRSFIALYSTANVKNRETGEREEISKIVPHLKPGAAVSLSRNDVDYVVTEYGVASLRGTSVSERVDRLIRIAHPKFREELKEQALKLGLIYE; this is translated from the coding sequence ATGTTCTATGAGGATAAATTAATAACAGTAGAACAAGCACTAGCGATGATTAAATCAAATGATGTTATCGTAACAGGGTTAGGTGCAGCAGAAGCACGCGCGACATTATCAAAACTTCATACAATAGCAGATCGAGTACATAATGTTAAAACAACAACCTGTTTACCTATGAATAATGCAGATTATTTTATGAACGAAGACTATAGTGATACATTTCAAATGGATGGATGGTTCTATACAGGACCATTAAGAAAAGCACATAAGAATGGAAATATCTCATTCATACCGAATCATTTACACTTAGCAGGTAAGAAGCGATTAGATTATGTTAAACCAAATATTTATATTGGAAATGCGACACCGCCAGATCAACATGGATATGTATCGTTATCTTTAAGTAATGTCTATGAAAAGAGAATGTTAGAAGCTGCTGATTTAGTAATTATAGAAATTAATCCGAAGTTACCTCGTACGTTTGGTGATTTAGAGGTACATGTTAATGATATAGATTTTATGATTAAAGTAGACTATGACATACCTGAACTACCAGATAATGAACCAAATGAAAAAGACTTAGAGATTGGATCATTTATCGCGAATTTTATTAATGATGGAGATTGTATTCAATTAGGAATTGGTGGAATTCCAAATGCGGTTGCAGCATCGTTAATGGATAAGAAAGATTTAGGGGTTCATACTGAAATGTTAACAACTGGTCTTATGAAGTTAGCAAAAGCAGGCGTTGTTACAGGGAAGCGTAAAAATCATCATCGAGGAAAAATGGTATGTACGTTTGCATTAGGAACTAGAGAATTATATGACTTTTTAGATGACAACCCCTCAGTTCTCATTGAAGATGGTAATATCGTTAATGACCCATATGAGATTGGATTAAATGATAATCAGGTATCAATTAATACAACAATTGAAGTTGATTTAACAGGACAATGTGCCTCGGAATCAATAGGATCTGTACAATTTAGTGGTACAGGTGGCCAAGCAGATACAGCAATAGGTGCACAAAGAGCTAAAAATGGTCGCTCATTTATTGCTTTATATTCAACAGCTAATGTTAAGAATCGTGAGACAGGTGAACGGGAAGAGATATCAAAAATTGTACCACATCTAAAACCAGGAGCAGCTGTAAGCTTGTCACGAAATGATGTAGATTATGTTGTAACGGAGTATGGTGTTGCTTCATTACGTGGTACATCAGTTAGTGAACGAGTGGACCGTTTAATTAGGATCGCTCATCCTAAGTTTAG
- a CDS encoding ABC transporter substrate-binding protein codes for MKKVLLSLILVFSIFTIVGCTNDGEDQVAQGVTEDKVLVGNTAATSGFVAFVGEPFKAGMDAYFNMVNEDGGVAGREIEYVHYDDGFDQAQGQTYTQKLIEDDQVFALVGHFGTPTVSTTMEYLDTVGIPRVYYATGISALFNDDAQGGERSSFPVQPIYDAEGEVMVARAVAELDAERIGVIYSNADDGKGILRGIQNRINDLDVTLAAISQVASDADDMSIAAQSMISADVDVVIIAANQGPAATAVRALQDAGSTIPVVTSYVNADATWLTGVSDVVDSGSFNIYANAWIDINENQDDVDLFVQEISKINADYAGNAYAFAGWIAAAAFVEGLERVGEDELTWENYIDAMEEDLVELPFGVVVDYSENRRVGTQAMAFLKAASVDDVAVWETEKPIQTIKDIIGE; via the coding sequence ATGAAAAAAGTACTTTTAAGTTTAATCTTAGTTTTTAGTATATTTACAATAGTTGGTTGTACTAATGATGGTGAAGATCAAGTAGCTCAAGGTGTTACTGAAGACAAAGTATTAGTAGGTAATACTGCAGCAACTTCTGGATTTGTAGCTTTTGTTGGTGAACCATTTAAAGCTGGTATGGATGCATATTTTAATATGGTTAACGAAGATGGGGGAGTAGCCGGACGTGAAATCGAATACGTTCATTATGATGATGGATTTGATCAAGCTCAAGGGCAAACATATACACAAAAGTTAATTGAAGATGATCAAGTATTTGCGTTAGTTGGACACTTTGGAACACCTACTGTTTCAACTACAATGGAATACTTAGACACGGTTGGTATACCACGTGTATATTATGCTACAGGAATAAGTGCATTATTTAATGACGATGCACAGGGTGGAGAACGTTCAAGTTTCCCAGTTCAACCGATCTATGATGCTGAAGGTGAAGTTATGGTTGCACGTGCTGTAGCTGAGTTAGATGCAGAACGTATTGGTGTTATTTATAGTAATGCTGATGATGGAAAAGGTATATTACGCGGAATTCAAAATAGAATTAATGACTTAGATGTAACGCTTGCAGCTATTAGTCAAGTTGCGTCTGATGCAGATGATATGAGTATTGCCGCTCAATCTATGATCTCAGCGGATGTTGATGTTGTTATTATTGCTGCAAACCAAGGACCTGCTGCTACAGCTGTTCGTGCACTTCAAGATGCAGGTAGCACAATTCCTGTTGTTACAAGTTATGTAAATGCTGATGCAACATGGTTAACTGGTGTTAGTGATGTTGTTGATAGTGGTAGTTTCAATATTTATGCAAATGCATGGATTGACATTAATGAAAATCAAGATGATGTTGACTTATTCGTTCAAGAAATCAGCAAAATTAATGCTGATTATGCAGGAAATGCATATGCGTTTGCTGGATGGATTGCAGCAGCAGCATTTGTTGAAGGTTTAGAACGTGTTGGCGAAGATGAATTAACATGGGAAAATTATATTGATGCAATGGAAGAAGACTTAGTAGAATTACCGTTTGGTGTTGTTGTTGACTATTCAGAAAATCGTCGTGTAGGTACTCAGGCGATGGCATTCTTAAAAGCAGCTTCTGTAGATGACGTTGCAGTTTGGGAAACAGAAAAACCAATTCAAACAATTAAAGATATTATAGGTGAATAA
- a CDS encoding ABC transporter ATP-binding protein, whose translation MDILKVTDVDVSYGAIHALKNVNITVKENSITTILGSNGGGKSTLLKSISRLLPLNNGSIEFEDKDITKLSPEKVTQMGIIHVPEGRQIFGDITVYENLMIGAFTVKKGMVSLENIHQDAMTPRIKKLIETNKTSEEEVLLTRKEIIHNNLMRVYDYFPVLKERKDQVAMSLSGGEQQMLAIGRALMGTPKLLILDEPSLGLAPLIVKNIFNILKQLRNDGITILIVEQNALQTLKIADYAYVIRIGDIIKQGKASDMINDPELLEAYLGK comes from the coding sequence ATGGACATATTAAAGGTAACCGATGTCGATGTTTCATATGGTGCGATACATGCCCTTAAAAACGTCAATATAACCGTCAAAGAAAATAGTATTACCACTATATTAGGCTCTAATGGTGGTGGAAAAAGTACATTGCTTAAATCAATATCTAGGCTTTTACCATTAAATAACGGTTCTATTGAATTCGAAGATAAAGATATAACCAAGTTGTCGCCTGAAAAAGTGACACAAATGGGAATTATTCATGTGCCGGAAGGCCGCCAAATATTTGGTGATATAACAGTTTATGAAAATTTGATGATTGGTGCGTTCACAGTAAAGAAAGGCATGGTTTCTTTAGAAAATATTCATCAAGATGCTATGACACCAAGAATTAAAAAATTGATTGAAACTAATAAAACTAGCGAAGAAGAGGTCTTATTAACTAGAAAAGAAATTATTCATAATAACTTGATGAGAGTTTATGACTATTTTCCAGTGTTAAAAGAACGAAAAGATCAAGTTGCAATGTCACTCTCAGGTGGAGAGCAACAAATGCTTGCAATCGGTCGCGCCTTGATGGGAACACCTAAATTATTAATTTTAGATGAGCCATCATTAGGACTCGCACCACTTATTGTCAAGAATATATTCAATATTTTAAAACAGTTAAGAAATGATGGAATCACAATCTTAATTGTAGAACAAAATGCGCTTCAAACTTTAAAAATAGCTGACTATGCCTATGTTATTCGTATCGGTGATATTATTAAGCAAGGTAAAGCTAGTGACATGATCAATGATCCTGAATTATTAGAAGCGTATTTAGGTAAGTAG
- a CDS encoding ABC transporter ATP-binding protein: protein MSDQTLLKLDKLSMQFGGLKAVDELSFSVNEGEIVGLIGPNGAGKTTIFNCITQFYKEYQGNIYFNKEDEMLDLKEYKVTDVINQGLVRTFQNLELIPDLSILDNILIGAHNQFKTGIISHMLKTPKARKEEKILKEKAEEILKFLNIYELKDFYVKGQPYGVLKKIEIARTLMSNPKMIILDEPAAGLNDKETDELQEILYNMKDKYNTTILLIEHDMGFVMNICDRIVAINFGKFLAMDSPQNIQSNPQVQEAYLGKDD, encoded by the coding sequence ATGAGTGATCAAACATTATTAAAATTAGATAAATTAAGTATGCAATTTGGAGGTCTTAAGGCAGTAGATGAGTTAAGTTTTTCTGTAAATGAGGGAGAAATCGTAGGGTTAATCGGTCCAAACGGTGCTGGGAAAACCACTATATTTAATTGTATTACTCAATTTTACAAAGAGTACCAAGGCAATATTTACTTTAATAAAGAAGATGAAATGCTGGATTTAAAAGAATACAAAGTAACCGATGTAATTAACCAAGGGTTAGTTAGAACCTTTCAAAACTTAGAATTAATCCCTGATCTATCAATTCTAGATAATATTTTAATAGGTGCTCATAATCAATTTAAAACTGGTATTATAAGTCACATGTTAAAAACTCCAAAAGCCCGAAAAGAAGAGAAAATTCTTAAAGAAAAGGCAGAAGAAATATTAAAATTCTTAAACATTTATGAATTAAAGGATTTCTACGTAAAAGGTCAGCCATATGGTGTTTTAAAGAAGATAGAAATAGCGAGAACGCTAATGAGTAATCCAAAAATGATTATATTAGATGAGCCTGCAGCTGGGTTAAATGACAAAGAAACAGACGAACTTCAAGAAATCTTATATAATATGAAGGATAAATACAATACAACTATACTATTAATTGAACACGATATGGGATTTGTGATGAACATCTGTGATCGGATCGTAGCCATTAATTTTGGAAAGTTTTTGGCAATGGATTCCCCACAGAATATACAAAGCAACCCTCAAGTACAAGAAGCCTATTTAGGAAAGGACGATTAA
- a CDS encoding branched-chain amino acid ABC transporter permease, whose amino-acid sequence MKIEKSQNKILNSISRGFKTNPISGFMLFGLVIASIGILPHFGLIEFGTMGTFAYIVIYTVVALGLNILLGFSGLISLGTAGFVGAGALGTAVFLELGLPFEVAVLLVLLIAGLFGAVIGLFSLKVEGIYLAIATLFVGEILRQIYTQVKIFGGNNKVVRSGEEPGVELLGRFRLTNFLQDDRSTLFIIITVLMTITMILMYNIVKSRTGRALMAMSRSQHAAQAMGVSILKYRLTAFILATMYATFGGVMFALYFQNVSTTEWTLELSLIIIGMVVVGGFKSIYGTFLGAFIIHGVPNLWLNNILGDVSYIFTGVLIIIVIIFYPNGFVYIGHDMRKAFYKIKNFDYKKANLNKKTKQVSDDE is encoded by the coding sequence ATGAAGATAGAAAAATCGCAAAACAAAATATTAAATTCTATTTCAAGAGGATTTAAAACAAATCCAATTTCAGGATTCATGTTGTTTGGATTGGTCATAGCAAGTATTGGTATTTTACCTCACTTTGGTTTGATCGAGTTTGGAACAATGGGAACATTTGCATACATAGTCATTTATACGGTTGTAGCATTAGGTTTGAATATTCTTCTCGGTTTTAGTGGATTAATTTCACTCGGAACAGCAGGATTTGTGGGTGCAGGAGCACTTGGAACAGCAGTATTTCTAGAACTCGGACTTCCATTTGAGGTTGCTGTCCTGTTAGTCCTTTTAATTGCAGGGTTATTTGGTGCCGTTATAGGTCTGTTCTCGCTTAAAGTAGAAGGAATCTATTTAGCAATTGCTACGTTATTCGTTGGAGAAATATTACGTCAAATTTATACTCAAGTTAAAATATTTGGTGGCAATAATAAAGTAGTTAGAAGTGGTGAAGAACCTGGAGTAGAACTCTTAGGTAGATTCAGACTAACTAATTTCCTTCAAGATGATAGAAGTACTTTATTTATCATCATTACGGTTCTCATGACGATAACTATGATATTAATGTACAATATCGTTAAAAGTAGAACAGGTCGAGCGTTAATGGCTATGAGTAGAAGCCAACACGCAGCACAAGCCATGGGTGTAAGTATATTAAAATACCGTCTTACAGCATTTATCTTGGCGACAATGTATGCAACTTTTGGTGGTGTAATGTTTGCTCTATATTTCCAAAATGTTTCGACTACTGAATGGACACTTGAGTTAAGTTTAATCATCATTGGAATGGTTGTTGTGGGAGGATTTAAATCGATCTACGGTACCTTCCTTGGGGCATTTATTATCCATGGTGTTCCAAACTTATGGTTAAATAATATATTAGGTGATGTTTCTTATATATTCACCGGAGTATTAATCATTATCGTCATCATTTTCTATCCAAATGGGTTTGTATATATTGGACATGACATGAGAAAAGCTTTCTATAAAATTAAAAACTTTGATTATAAAAAAGCTAATCTTAATAAGAAAACAAAGCAGGTGAGCGATGATGAGTGA
- a CDS encoding branched-chain amino acid ABC transporter permease codes for MSDFLRLLFSSLETGSVYALAALGIVLIFRTSKMTNFAQGMIGTINAYIAATLLIDFGINIWFVALIAMVTAFLTGILIDTIIIRPASKVNPISKQIITFGIIMVIVGLLPYISVESLYIPRFIDSEYGINILGAPLRYNTIFIILLSVALMGGMFWFIGYTKWGLATRTTASNETTSKLMGVPTKTVTMVSWAFAAILGTLAAIFVAPRVSVQPNMLLTVQVSAFFAGTLGGFNTFFGPVIGAFIISFARNFTGFYISDIWGNVIVYTLILVFLYFKPYGIFGKKPTTKV; via the coding sequence ATGAGTGATTTTTTAAGATTATTATTCAGTAGTTTAGAAACAGGAAGTGTTTACGCACTTGCAGCATTAGGGATTGTTCTTATATTTAGGACAAGTAAAATGACAAACTTTGCCCAAGGTATGATTGGTACGATTAATGCATATATAGCAGCTACACTGTTAATAGATTTTGGTATTAATATTTGGTTTGTAGCGTTAATTGCAATGGTCACGGCTTTCTTAACAGGTATTCTTATTGATACTATAATCATCCGGCCAGCATCTAAGGTAAATCCAATATCTAAACAAATCATTACATTTGGAATCATTATGGTGATTGTTGGGCTGCTACCTTATATAAGTGTTGAATCCTTATACATACCACGTTTTATAGATTCAGAATATGGAATTAATATTCTAGGCGCACCATTACGTTATAACACCATCTTTATTATATTATTATCTGTTGCTTTAATGGGTGGTATGTTCTGGTTTATTGGTTATACAAAATGGGGTCTAGCTACAAGAACGACTGCTTCAAACGAGACGACATCAAAATTAATGGGTGTCCCTACTAAAACAGTAACAATGGTTTCATGGGCTTTTGCAGCAATATTAGGAACACTTGCAGCAATATTTGTAGCTCCCCGAGTTAGTGTACAGCCAAATATGTTACTAACGGTACAAGTTAGTGCGTTCTTTGCAGGAACTTTAGGAGGGTTTAATACATTCTTTGGTCCTGTAATAGGTGCATTTATCATCTCCTTTGCTAGAAACTTTACTGGATTCTACATATCAGATATCTGGGGAAATGTAATTGTGTATACATTAATACTTGTATTCTTGTATTTTAAACCTTATGGAATATTCGGTAAAAAACCGACAACGAAAGTTTAG
- a CDS encoding 3-oxoacyl-ACP synthase — translation MSSVNVGIVGTGIYIPENRMTAKEVAENTNGVWAEEAVIEKLGIVEKPIPGENDGTQEMAVKAALDSLKNTNVDPKEIDVIICMGEEWKEYPLTTSALYIQHKIGATNAWGIDVQNRCCTTVTAMKMAKDMLIADDDVKTVMVVGGYRNGDFVDFSDKNMSMMYNLSAGAGAIILKKNYNKNLLLGSHIIGDGSLARDAGVKIGGIKNPITKENVDVAYKSLQLMNPQHMKERLNEVSLPNWFKCIDKAFEKSNIEKSELDYLAILHFKRSMHLFMLDKLGLNEEQAIYLENYGHMGQVDQILSLHLALQEGKVKDGSVVSMIAAGIGYVWAANVIKWGEI, via the coding sequence ATGTCAAGTGTGAACGTAGGAATAGTTGGTACTGGGATTTATATTCCTGAAAATCGAATGACAGCGAAAGAAGTTGCTGAAAACACAAATGGTGTGTGGGCAGAAGAAGCTGTTATAGAAAAACTTGGGATTGTTGAGAAACCAATACCAGGAGAAAACGATGGTACACAAGAAATGGCAGTAAAAGCTGCTCTCGATTCTTTAAAAAATACAAACGTAGATCCTAAAGAGATTGATGTCATCATCTGTATGGGTGAAGAATGGAAAGAGTATCCGCTAACAACATCTGCTCTTTATATCCAACATAAAATCGGTGCTACAAATGCATGGGGAATTGATGTTCAAAATCGTTGCTGTACGACCGTAACTGCAATGAAGATGGCAAAAGATATGCTAATTGCTGACGATGATGTAAAGACTGTTATGGTCGTTGGTGGTTATCGTAATGGTGACTTCGTAGACTTTTCTGATAAAAATATGTCAATGATGTATAACCTATCAGCGGGTGCAGGTGCGATTATCCTTAAGAAAAACTACAACAAGAACCTGTTATTAGGTTCTCACATAATTGGTGATGGATCGTTAGCGCGTGATGCTGGAGTAAAAATTGGTGGAATTAAGAATCCGATTACGAAAGAGAATGTAGATGTTGCTTACAAATCATTACAACTAATGAATCCACAGCATATGAAAGAACGCTTAAATGAAGTATCATTGCCTAATTGGTTTAAATGTATCGACAAGGCTTTCGAAAAATCTAATATTGAAAAGTCAGAATTAGATTACTTAGCAATCCTACACTTTAAACGATCAATGCATTTATTTATGTTAGACAAGTTAGGGCTAAATGAAGAGCAAGCTATCTATCTTGAAAATTATGGACATATGGGGCAAGTTGACCAGATTTTATCTCTACACCTGGCATTACAAGAAGGTAAAGTAAAAGATGGATCTGTAGTCAGCATGATTGCTGCAGGAATCGGGTATGTATGGGCTGCAAATGTCATCAAGTGGGGAGAGATTTAG
- the phaZ gene encoding intracellular short-chain-length polyhydroxyalkanoate depolymerase has product MLKEIPLNYQSLENGETLAYRKTGTKEETLLLIHGNMSSSIHYDIVMEELEDDYTIYAVDLRGFGESSYNKPVNSLHDFAKDIELFIKELNIDHFSVIGWSTGGGVALELAADLPQQVMKIILVESVGIKGYPMFKKDETGKPILTERISTKEEIAEDPVQVLPILKAYEMENTDFIRQIWNMTIYTNNKPSEERYERYLKEIIKQRNLVDVDYSLVHFNMTDESNGVADGSGRVNHIKAPVLIIQGEKDLVVPVNFAQETKKHLGQRSELKILKDSGHSPITDQFEAFIDAVREFMTK; this is encoded by the coding sequence ATGTTAAAAGAAATACCATTAAACTATCAATCACTAGAGAATGGTGAGACATTGGCTTACCGAAAGACAGGAACGAAAGAAGAAACGTTGTTACTTATTCACGGTAATATGAGTTCATCTATTCATTATGATATAGTGATGGAAGAACTAGAAGATGACTATACGATCTATGCGGTTGATTTACGAGGTTTCGGAGAAAGTTCGTATAATAAACCAGTTAATTCGTTACATGATTTTGCTAAGGATATTGAACTTTTTATTAAAGAATTAAACATTGACCACTTTTCCGTAATAGGATGGTCGACAGGAGGAGGGGTTGCGTTAGAACTTGCAGCTGACTTACCTCAACAAGTAATGAAAATAATTCTAGTTGAATCAGTAGGAATTAAAGGATATCCAATGTTTAAGAAGGATGAAACGGGTAAACCAATCTTAACAGAACGAATAAGTACTAAAGAAGAAATTGCAGAGGATCCTGTTCAAGTTCTTCCAATATTAAAAGCATACGAAATGGAAAACACGGACTTTATAAGACAGATTTGGAACATGACCATATATACAAATAATAAACCATCAGAGGAACGTTATGAGCGTTATCTCAAAGAAATCATTAAACAACGTAACTTAGTGGATGTTGATTATAGTCTTGTTCATTTCAATATGACAGATGAATCAAATGGTGTTGCAGATGGAAGTGGACGTGTTAACCATATCAAAGCACCGGTTCTGATCATTCAGGGTGAAAAGGATTTAGTTGTGCCCGTTAATTTTGCACAAGAGACGAAGAAACATTTAGGACAACGATCAGAACTTAAAATCCTAAAAGATAGTGGACATTCACCTATAACAGATCAATTTGAAGCATTTATCGATGCAGTAAGAGAATTTATGACTAAATAA
- the fabG gene encoding 3-oxoacyl-ACP reductase FabG, translating into MRLEGKIAIVTGGARGLGEEMAKLFASEGATVIAADMSDLTYEQENVEGYKLNVTDTENCKELFNYVLEKHGKIDILVNNAGITRDGLTRKMTDEMWDLVIDVNLKGVFNLTKHVGPQMMQQGSGSIINISSIVGEYGNIGQANYAATKAGVIGLTKTWAKEFSRKGAAVRVNAITPGYTMTDILKTVPQDLLDKFAKQTMLGRLGQPEEIAKAALFLASEDASYVTGHTLSVNGGMRL; encoded by the coding sequence ATGAGATTAGAAGGAAAAATTGCAATCGTAACAGGTGGAGCTCGAGGTTTAGGAGAAGAAATGGCTAAATTATTTGCAAGTGAAGGAGCAACAGTTATTGCCGCTGATATGAGCGACTTAACATACGAACAAGAAAATGTAGAAGGTTACAAATTAAATGTAACAGATACAGAAAACTGCAAGGAACTATTCAATTACGTATTAGAGAAACACGGTAAAATTGATATTTTAGTCAATAATGCCGGTATTACACGTGATGGATTAACACGTAAAATGACAGACGAAATGTGGGACTTAGTAATCGATGTAAATCTAAAAGGTGTGTTTAATTTAACAAAACACGTAGGACCACAAATGATGCAACAAGGAAGCGGTTCTATTATCAATATTTCATCAATCGTAGGTGAGTATGGAAATATTGGGCAAGCAAATTATGCAGCTACAAAAGCGGGAGTTATTGGGTTAACTAAAACTTGGGCTAAAGAATTTTCAAGAAAAGGAGCAGCAGTACGAGTAAACGCGATTACACCTGGATATACAATGACTGACATTTTAAAGACAGTTCCACAAGACTTATTAGATAAGTTTGCTAAACAAACAATGTTAGGACGTCTCGGGCAACCAGAAGAAATTGCAAAAGCTGCTTTATTCCTAGCTAGTGAAGATGCTTCTTATGTAACAGGACATACATTAAGTGTTAACGGTGGAATGCGTTTATAA
- a CDS encoding acetyl-CoA C-acetyltransferase encodes MKKVYVVGAKRTAVGSYLGTLKDVHPADLGAALVKNILEDTKVDPKNIDEVIVGNILPAGLGQGFGRQVAIKGGLKETVPGYSLNIACGSGMKAMMNAYANIGMGYHDLVFAGGAESMSGTPFLIPNKARSGYKMGDMVAKDHMIYDALTDAFNGYHMGITAENIGEKYGITRESQDLFAAESQRRANQAIEEGKFKDEIVPFEVKKRRESIVFDTDEYPKQTDALKLGKLRAAFKKDGTVTAGNASGINDGASMTLLASEDAVKKYNLTPIAELVAVGQGGVDPSVMGLGPTPAIKQALSQINMDLKDIELIELNEAFAVQSLGVLHELSEEYGVTQEWLKERTNVNGGAIALGHPVGASGNRIVVTLLHEMKKRNVKYGLASLCIGGGMGTAVILKNV; translated from the coding sequence ATGAAGAAAGTTTACGTCGTAGGTGCAAAGCGTACAGCGGTCGGATCATACCTAGGAACATTAAAAGATGTACATCCTGCTGATTTAGGCGCTGCTTTAGTAAAGAACATTTTAGAGGATACAAAGGTAGATCCAAAGAATATCGATGAAGTAATCGTTGGTAATATTTTGCCAGCTGGTCTCGGACAAGGGTTCGGACGACAAGTAGCAATCAAAGGTGGATTAAAAGAAACTGTACCTGGATATAGTTTAAATATCGCCTGTGGTAGTGGTATGAAGGCCATGATGAATGCTTATGCAAATATAGGTATGGGATACCATGATTTAGTGTTTGCCGGCGGAGCAGAGTCGATGAGTGGAACACCATTCTTGATTCCTAATAAAGCACGTTCAGGATATAAAATGGGTGACATGGTTGCAAAAGACCACATGATTTATGATGCATTAACAGATGCATTTAATGGTTACCATATGGGAATTACTGCTGAAAACATTGGTGAGAAATATGGGATAACTAGAGAAAGTCAAGACCTGTTTGCAGCAGAATCTCAACGTCGAGCTAATCAAGCAATAGAAGAAGGTAAATTTAAAGATGAAATTGTACCTTTTGAAGTGAAGAAACGTCGTGAGTCAATCGTCTTTGATACAGACGAGTATCCAAAACAAACAGACGCTTTGAAACTTGGTAAGTTACGAGCTGCTTTTAAGAAAGACGGTACAGTTACAGCAGGGAATGCTTCAGGAATTAATGATGGGGCGAGTATGACACTGCTTGCAAGTGAAGATGCTGTTAAAAAATATAACTTAACACCAATTGCTGAATTAGTAGCAGTAGGACAAGGTGGAGTCGATCCTAGTGTGATGGGACTCGGGCCAACACCTGCAATAAAACAGGCATTATCTCAAATTAATATGGACTTAAAGGATATTGAACTGATCGAGTTAAATGAAGCATTTGCCGTTCAGAGTTTAGGTGTGCTTCATGAATTATCTGAAGAGTATGGCGTGACACAAGAGTGGTTGAAAGAGCGCACAAATGTAAATGGCGGTGCAATTGCATTAGGACACCCAGTAGGAGCAAGTGGAAACCGTATAGTTGTAACATTATTACACGAGATGAAAAAGCGTAACGTTAAATATGGTTTAGCGTCATTATGTATCGGTGGAGGAATGGGTACTGCCGTTATACTAAAGAATGTTTAA
- a CDS encoding TetR/AcrR family transcriptional regulator: MVDHLVKEPKTKRGKDTLQRICDSAEHIFYEKGYYNTSINEIADRASVAPGTFYIYFNDKLSVYRYILLQFSTAIRKQIKVATQDLTTRFEIEFIGLKTYLEFFKNHKSLDRLIWECQYVDYDLFRNYYESFADGYIKGIKEAQKNKEIKDIDPTTVSYMLMGISSFIGLKYINFDDVDNLDQIIEDVMSILKDGLFINKK; this comes from the coding sequence ATGGTAGATCATTTAGTAAAAGAACCAAAGACTAAACGTGGAAAAGACACATTACAAAGAATATGTGATAGTGCTGAACACATTTTTTATGAAAAAGGGTATTACAATACATCCATCAATGAAATAGCCGATCGAGCTTCAGTTGCACCTGGAACATTTTATATTTATTTTAACGATAAGCTAAGTGTATACCGATATATTCTTTTACAATTTAGTACTGCTATTCGTAAGCAAATTAAAGTCGCAACACAGGATCTTACAACCCGTTTTGAAATTGAGTTTATAGGACTTAAAACTTATCTTGAGTTCTTTAAGAATCATAAATCCCTAGACCGTTTAATCTGGGAATGTCAGTATGTTGATTATGATTTATTTAGGAATTATTACGAAAGTTTTGCTGACGGATATATAAAGGGAATTAAAGAGGCTCAAAAAAATAAAGAGATAAAAGATATAGACCCGACTACTGTTTCTTATATGTTAATGGGAATTTCAAGTTTTATAGGTCTAAAGTATATTAACTTTGATGATGTCGACAATCTTGATCAAATCATAGAAGATGTCATGAGCATTTTAAAAGATGGTCTATTTATAAACAAAAAATAA